The Lysinibacillus pakistanensis genome includes a window with the following:
- a CDS encoding RNA ligase family protein gives MSKLKKYPRSFHLPWSRGYTHDDKVAKNVNHFLGKEVVVTEKLDGEGTTLYRDYMHARSINSANHPSRHWVKTFHASFAYRIPNDWRLCGENVYAKHSIYYQALTSYFYLFSIWNEDNICLSWDETIAFAAELGIETVPVLYRGIFDEEKIKRTFTGISLFDGEQEGYVIRNAGSFHYDDFQSNLGKFVRMDHVQTSEHWLQEEVIPNRLK, from the coding sequence ATGTCGAAATTAAAAAAATACCCAAGAAGCTTTCATTTACCTTGGAGCAGGGGCTATACCCATGATGATAAAGTTGCTAAAAACGTGAATCACTTTTTAGGAAAAGAAGTGGTTGTCACTGAAAAATTAGATGGGGAAGGCACAACCCTATACAGAGACTATATGCATGCTAGAAGTATCAATTCAGCCAACCATCCCTCTAGACATTGGGTAAAAACATTTCACGCGAGTTTTGCGTATAGGATTCCAAATGATTGGCGATTATGTGGAGAAAATGTTTACGCCAAGCATTCCATTTATTATCAAGCGTTAACAAGCTACTTTTATTTGTTTAGTATTTGGAATGAAGATAATATTTGTTTGAGCTGGGATGAGACGATTGCCTTTGCCGCTGAGTTAGGTATTGAAACGGTACCTGTTTTATATCGAGGGATTTTCGATGAAGAAAAAATAAAACGTACATTTACGGGTATATCACTGTTTGATGGTGAACAAGAGGGGTATGTCATTAGAAATGCTGGTTCATTCCATTACGATGATTTCCAATCCAATTTGGGGAAATTTGTCAGAATGGATCATGTTCAAACAAGCGAGCATTGGTTACAAGAAGAAGTCATTCCTAATCGTTTAAAATAA
- a CDS encoding YfcC family protein gives MANQHQEKEVEVSRIKGINAFVLMFIIIITMTILTYVLPAGQYDRIESNGRMVVDPESFHYIESNPVGFLEMFNSVHLGMLEGASIILFVFLFGGALGIMQKTGAIDSFIKVMACKFGKQEYVLIPILVLIFASLGTLIGSAEDTLVYIAIVIPLTMALGMDAITGFAIVILGTLATGFTSGITNPFNIGVAQTIAELPMYSGMSYRIIVFCVFYILTVLYIYRHAKKVKNDPSKGIYGKFKREDSIKIDLDFKMSTSHLLALLVLLGNFIALIVGVIKFQWYISEIGGIFLLSSIIMSVICRISPNKMAEGFISGARDMVEGALIIGFAQTILVITTAGGLIDTILYFVANAVSVLPASINAVGMFLLQLCLNFLVPSGSGQAALTMPIMTPLADLIGVTRQTAVLAFQFGDGISNMIIPTSGILLAGLAISGIPFSQWVKWVFPYFLIQTGLAIVLLVIAHVMNYGPF, from the coding sequence ATGGCGAACCAGCACCAAGAAAAAGAGGTAGAAGTGTCACGAATAAAGGGGATTAATGCGTTTGTTTTAATGTTTATCATCATTATCACGATGACAATACTAACATACGTTTTGCCAGCAGGTCAGTATGATCGGATAGAGAGTAACGGGAGAATGGTTGTAGATCCGGAATCATTTCACTATATCGAGTCAAATCCTGTTGGTTTTCTTGAAATGTTTAATAGTGTTCATTTAGGAATGCTTGAAGGTGCATCTATTATTTTATTTGTTTTTTTATTTGGTGGAGCGCTAGGGATAATGCAAAAAACAGGAGCCATTGATTCATTTATTAAAGTAATGGCTTGTAAATTTGGGAAGCAGGAGTATGTATTAATACCAATTCTTGTTTTAATTTTTGCTAGTTTAGGAACTTTAATAGGTTCGGCTGAAGATACACTTGTTTATATTGCGATCGTTATTCCATTAACAATGGCATTAGGAATGGATGCTATTACAGGGTTTGCGATAGTGATACTAGGAACTTTAGCTACTGGCTTTACATCAGGAATTACGAATCCGTTTAATATTGGCGTTGCTCAAACGATAGCTGAATTACCAATGTATTCGGGAATGTCCTATCGGATTATCGTTTTCTGTGTTTTTTATATTTTGACAGTTCTTTATATATATAGGCATGCAAAGAAAGTAAAAAATGATCCGTCTAAAGGGATTTATGGGAAATTTAAACGAGAAGATAGTATTAAAATAGATTTAGACTTTAAGATGAGTACTAGTCATTTACTAGCGTTACTCGTTCTATTAGGAAACTTTATTGCTTTAATTGTTGGGGTTATAAAATTTCAATGGTACATTAGTGAAATTGGCGGGATTTTTCTATTAAGCAGTATTATTATGTCTGTGATTTGTAGGATTAGTCCAAATAAAATGGCTGAAGGATTTATTTCTGGTGCACGCGATATGGTTGAGGGAGCTTTAATCATAGGCTTTGCTCAAACGATTTTAGTCATTACAACTGCAGGAGGACTAATTGATACAATTCTTTATTTTGTAGCGAATGCAGTAAGTGTATTACCTGCTTCTATTAACGCAGTTGGGATGTTTTTGCTTCAACTTTGTTTGAACTTCTTAGTACCATCTGGAAGCGGACAAGCAGCTTTAACGATGCCTATTATGACGCCCTTAGCAGATTTAATTGGTGTGACAAGGCAAACAGCCGTATTGGCTTTCCAGTTTGGTGATGGTATCTCCAATATGATTATTCCAACAAGTGGTATTTTATTAGCAGGATTGGCTATTTCAGGTATCCCATTCTCCCAATGGGTTAAATGGGTTTTCCCATATTTCCTTATTCAGACAGGTTTGGCGATTGTTTTATTAGTTATTGCACATGTCATGAACTATGGACCGTTTTAA
- a CDS encoding YeiH family protein produces the protein MVNGQNRLKSFLAPAFIKGILLTLLIALAAKYISTFPFFSILGQLVIAILLGMAWRAAFKVQDAWQVGISFSSKKLLRFGIILLGMRLNLADIYHAGVSVFLIALLDLVFALVIVYGLAKMFHVERKLGILTACGTAICGAAAVVAIAPQIKANEKETAVGAAIVALLGTLFTLIYTLFYSLFGLAPTEYGVFTGGTLHEIAHVIAAASAGGNEAIDMAVIVKLTRVALLVPVAIIIGIFYRKMEKGQEKEPFSLSIIPWFILGFLAMSAINSLGIVPPYVAQAFVNIAYILIGMAMAGLGLNVDIKTFKQLGVKAFIAGLIGSIFLSIVGYLLVIFIK, from the coding sequence ATGGTGAATGGACAGAATCGATTAAAAAGCTTCCTAGCTCCAGCATTTATCAAGGGGATATTGTTAACACTCCTTATAGCCCTAGCAGCGAAATATATTTCAACATTTCCGTTCTTCTCAATATTGGGTCAGCTTGTCATTGCTATTTTATTAGGAATGGCTTGGAGAGCAGCCTTTAAGGTACAGGATGCTTGGCAGGTTGGTATATCATTTTCTAGTAAAAAGCTATTAAGATTTGGGATTATTTTATTGGGAATGCGCTTGAATTTAGCTGATATTTATCATGCAGGAGTGAGTGTTTTTCTGATTGCATTATTAGATTTAGTATTCGCCTTAGTGATTGTCTACGGTTTAGCAAAGATGTTTCATGTTGAACGAAAACTTGGCATTTTAACGGCTTGTGGGACTGCTATTTGCGGAGCGGCCGCTGTCGTGGCTATTGCTCCTCAAATTAAAGCGAATGAAAAAGAAACAGCGGTGGGGGCAGCGATTGTTGCACTACTTGGCACGTTATTCACATTAATCTATACATTGTTCTATTCATTATTTGGCTTAGCTCCAACCGAATATGGTGTATTTACAGGAGGTACCTTACATGAAATTGCCCATGTGATTGCAGCAGCATCAGCAGGGGGCAATGAAGCTATAGATATGGCAGTTATTGTTAAGCTAACACGAGTGGCTTTACTCGTGCCTGTTGCCATTATTATTGGTATTTTTTATCGAAAAATGGAGAAAGGGCAGGAAAAAGAGCCATTTTCGCTGTCTATCATCCCATGGTTTATTCTTGGATTTTTAGCTATGAGCGCGATTAATTCACTAGGAATAGTTCCTCCTTATGTAGCACAGGCATTTGTTAATATTGCCTATATTTTAATCGGTATGGCTATGGCTGGATTGGGATTAAACGTAGACATAAAAACCTTTAAGCAATTAGGTGTAAAAGCCTTTATTGCAGGACTTATCGGTTCAATTTTCCTATCCATTGTAGGGTATCTTTTAGTTATTTTTATAAAATAA
- the helD gene encoding RNA polymerase recycling motor HelD — translation MENQNEWLEEKHYLEHSLNLIDYKKSELLRKEKGFKENAVALKKSFWNDVRVNLDTAEDVDETFFAIKQQVELLSDSELAQQRAIRNVKVYERLQQSPYFARIDFLQNGHQDPLKIYIGVATLLDEQDDNIVIYDWRAPISSMYYDYTPGDATYETLGEEIHGEMLLKRQFIIKNGQLQSMFNTGLTIGDDLLLDILAQNANEHIRSIVATIQAEQNKIIRHVHSRYLIVEGVAGSGKTAVALQRVAYLLYRYRNEMTADQILLITPNQLFNQYVHTVLPDLGEDNMQQLTFIEYAEKRLGRQFQLEYPYEQLEDLLTEKNDTHYRTKLSAISFKASLHYKQLMDQYVSYLSSKGLLFKNIVFRGERIIPAQAITEYFYSFPFSMSIPDRLQLVKEWLLQQLTKFERDERRKEWVEQEAELLDKEDYSQSYKELLYEGRYTENSFDDFDQERKKLARQIVKKHFKPLRSSVNQLRFVHILGMYRQLFDLNSPIHKELQHLMPDNWEDICQQTLPNLAKRLIAYEDVAPFLYLQDKIEGQQTNTMIRHVLIDEAQDYSPFQLTVLQQLFPKAHMTILGDGHQTIHPHTFSNPSLLDPQLYGEQAEKMILTKSYRSTKQIIQLTAKILNDGSEVEAFNRNGPEPSITIVPNELALTEQIIQSINDLSTKFETIAVICKTAAECSAVYEQLSTQVDIQLINHNTKQFKKGILLLPAYMAKGIEFDAVLIYNASSANYSRENERNYFYTACTRAMHELHIYAINKLTYFLQ, via the coding sequence TTGGAAAATCAAAATGAATGGCTAGAAGAAAAGCATTACCTTGAGCATAGTTTAAATCTCATTGATTACAAAAAAAGCGAATTACTTCGTAAAGAAAAAGGCTTCAAAGAAAATGCTGTCGCCCTGAAGAAATCTTTTTGGAACGATGTCAGGGTTAATTTAGATACTGCTGAAGATGTTGACGAAACCTTTTTTGCGATTAAGCAACAGGTAGAGCTTCTATCTGACTCAGAGCTTGCACAGCAACGTGCAATTCGTAACGTAAAGGTATACGAACGTTTACAACAATCACCCTATTTTGCTCGTATTGACTTTTTACAAAATGGGCACCAAGATCCTTTAAAAATTTATATAGGTGTAGCCACATTATTGGACGAACAGGATGACAATATAGTTATTTATGATTGGCGTGCACCTATATCGAGTATGTACTATGATTACACACCTGGCGATGCAACCTACGAAACATTAGGTGAAGAAATTCATGGTGAAATGTTACTAAAACGACAATTTATAATTAAAAATGGGCAGCTACAATCCATGTTTAATACTGGTCTTACCATTGGTGATGACTTATTACTTGATATTCTTGCGCAAAATGCAAACGAACATATTCGTAGTATCGTTGCAACGATTCAAGCTGAACAAAATAAGATTATTCGACATGTTCACTCACGCTATCTCATCGTAGAGGGTGTTGCGGGTAGTGGTAAAACAGCTGTTGCTTTACAACGAGTAGCCTATCTATTGTATCGTTATCGCAATGAAATGACTGCAGATCAAATTTTACTGATTACACCTAATCAACTTTTTAATCAATATGTCCATACGGTCTTACCTGATTTAGGTGAGGACAACATGCAGCAATTAACGTTCATTGAGTATGCTGAGAAACGTTTAGGTCGACAGTTCCAATTAGAATATCCTTATGAGCAGCTTGAAGATCTTTTAACAGAAAAGAATGACACTCATTATCGAACAAAATTAAGCGCTATTTCTTTTAAAGCGAGTCTTCACTACAAACAATTAATGGATCAATATGTAAGCTATTTATCGAGCAAAGGTTTATTATTTAAAAATATTGTTTTTCGTGGAGAACGAATTATTCCAGCCCAAGCAATTACAGAATACTTCTATTCTTTCCCTTTCTCAATGTCAATACCTGATCGCCTACAATTAGTGAAAGAATGGTTATTGCAGCAATTAACGAAATTTGAAAGGGATGAACGTAGAAAGGAATGGGTAGAACAAGAGGCTGAACTATTAGACAAGGAGGACTACTCCCAGTCTTACAAGGAGCTTTTATATGAGGGACGCTATACAGAAAACTCTTTCGATGATTTTGATCAAGAACGCAAAAAATTAGCAAGACAAATTGTCAAAAAACACTTTAAACCATTACGCAGCTCCGTTAATCAGTTAAGGTTTGTCCATATATTAGGCATGTATCGACAACTCTTTGATCTGAATAGTCCCATTCATAAAGAATTACAGCACCTTATGCCAGACAATTGGGAGGATATTTGCCAGCAAACACTCCCTAATTTAGCAAAACGTCTGATTGCCTATGAGGATGTAGCACCATTTTTATATTTACAGGACAAAATCGAGGGGCAACAGACAAATACGATGATCCGTCATGTATTGATTGACGAAGCCCAAGATTATTCGCCATTTCAATTAACGGTTTTACAGCAGTTATTTCCAAAGGCACATATGACCATTTTAGGAGATGGACATCAAACGATTCATCCGCATACCTTTAGTAATCCTTCACTGCTTGACCCTCAATTATATGGGGAACAGGCAGAAAAAATGATTTTAACGAAAAGCTATCGTTCGACAAAGCAAATCATTCAACTCACTGCCAAGATTTTAAACGATGGTAGTGAAGTAGAGGCATTTAACCGAAATGGTCCAGAACCATCGATTACTATTGTGCCGAATGAATTGGCATTAACTGAGCAAATTATCCAAAGCATCAACGATCTATCTACCAAATTTGAAACCATTGCTGTTATTTGTAAAACTGCAGCTGAATGCTCTGCTGTTTATGAGCAATTAAGCACTCAAGTAGATATTCAACTGATTAACCACAATACCAAGCAATTTAAAAAGGGTATATTATTACTGCCAGCATATATGGCAAAAGGTATCGAATTTGATGCAGTTCTTATCTATAATGCATCTTCAGCTAATTACTCAAGAGAAAACGAACGTAACTATTTCTATACGGCCTGCACGAGAGCTATGCATGAGTTACACATTTATGCCATCAACAAATTAACGTATTTTCTACAATAA
- a CDS encoding heme oxygenase has translation MIIVTNRIQVKPGFAAKMAPNFTKPGPLQQFEGFHKVEVLVSTDDPAYDEMSVNMYWESKEHFQAWRNSDAFAAAHHRPESGSEGAKPENSPMIGSKIVIAELASSIEAAR, from the coding sequence ATGATTATTGTGACAAATCGTATTCAGGTTAAACCGGGCTTTGCTGCAAAAATGGCACCGAATTTTACAAAGCCAGGACCGCTACAGCAGTTTGAAGGTTTTCATAAAGTAGAGGTATTAGTGTCAACTGATGACCCAGCTTATGACGAAATGAGCGTCAACATGTACTGGGAATCAAAGGAACATTTCCAAGCTTGGCGTAATAGCGATGCATTCGCAGCTGCCCATCATCGTCCAGAATCGGGCTCAGAGGGAGCAAAACCTGAAAATAGTCCAATGATAGGCAGCAAAATCGTTATAGCAGAATTAGCGTCTTCGATCGAAGCAGCTCGCTAA
- a CDS encoding LysR family transcriptional regulator, with protein MIGKLDLYRVFSVVAKNNSFSRAARDLYMTQPAVSQAMMQLEKELGTRLFNRTPKGVTLTTEGSLLFEYTNSALGLLDAGEEKLLEFKNLTTGQLKIGVGDTISRFFLMPYLEAFHTMYPNIKLQMLNGTTSEICNFIKSGEVDIGLCNFPIEDATLQLTVCTEVQDIFVCGEKYRTLMSKKLSFEDLLKFPLVFLEKKSNSRKYVEDYLFARGIHIEPEFELGSHDLVLEFARSNLGIACVTKEFSKDYLQRGLLYELTLTEQIPARSIGMCYLKSVPLSRAAAKFVDIIEQKQERKRLNPRNIK; from the coding sequence ATGATAGGGAAGTTAGATTTATATCGCGTTTTTAGTGTTGTTGCTAAAAATAATAGCTTTTCAAGAGCTGCTAGGGATTTATATATGACACAGCCTGCGGTTAGCCAAGCCATGATGCAATTAGAAAAGGAACTGGGTACACGTCTCTTTAATCGCACACCTAAAGGGGTAACACTAACAACTGAGGGTAGTCTTTTATTCGAATATACGAATTCAGCATTAGGTCTTTTAGATGCCGGAGAGGAAAAGCTACTGGAATTTAAAAATTTAACAACTGGTCAATTAAAAATTGGTGTAGGAGATACGATTTCTCGCTTTTTTTTAATGCCATATTTAGAGGCGTTTCATACCATGTATCCCAACATAAAATTACAAATGTTAAATGGAACGACATCTGAAATTTGTAATTTTATTAAGTCTGGTGAGGTGGATATAGGACTTTGTAATTTTCCAATAGAGGATGCGACATTACAGTTAACCGTATGTACAGAGGTTCAAGATATTTTTGTGTGTGGTGAGAAATATCGAACATTGATGTCAAAAAAATTAAGCTTTGAGGATCTTTTAAAATTTCCCCTTGTTTTTTTAGAGAAAAAATCAAATTCTAGAAAATATGTAGAAGATTATTTATTTGCGAGAGGGATTCATATAGAACCTGAGTTTGAGCTAGGATCACATGATCTTGTGCTAGAATTCGCACGTAGTAATTTAGGCATTGCCTGTGTAACAAAGGAATTTTCTAAGGATTATTTGCAACGAGGACTTTTATATGAGTTAACATTAACAGAACAAATACCAGCACGTAGTATAGGCATGTGTTATTTAAAGAGTGTTCCACTTTCAAGGGCGGCAGCGAAATTTGTAGATATTATTGAGCAAAAGCAGGAGCGCAAACGTCTAAATCCAAGGAATATTAAGTAA
- a CDS encoding coenzyme F420-0:L-glutamate ligase — protein MERVVGTVVRGLRGPIINEGDDIEQIVVDTVLNAAQIEGYSIEDRDIVTVTESVVARAQGNYASIDDIAADVATKFGDDTVGVIFPILSRNRFANCLRGIAKGVKKVVLMLSYPSDEVGNHLVDIDELDVKGINPWTDTLNEAEFREHFGYKKHTFTGVDYIEYYKEIIEAEGASCEVIFSNNPKTILDYTKSVLTCDIHTRLRTKRILTANGAEKVYSLDNILSASINGSGFNAEYGLLGSNKATEDSVKLFPHTCQPIVDGIQAKLKEATGKTVEVMIYGDGAFKDPVGKIWELADPVVSPAYTAGLDGTPNEVKLKYLADNDFADLRGDELKAAISEYIQNKDEDLTGQMAAQGTTPRRLTDLIGSLSDLTSGSGDKGTPMIYIQGYFDNYTK, from the coding sequence TTGGAACGTGTAGTTGGTACAGTTGTAAGAGGTCTTCGTGGTCCAATTATTAACGAAGGCGATGATATTGAACAAATCGTTGTTGATACGGTATTAAATGCCGCTCAGATTGAAGGCTACTCAATTGAAGATCGAGACATTGTCACAGTAACAGAGTCTGTCGTAGCACGCGCACAAGGAAACTATGCATCAATCGACGATATCGCAGCAGATGTTGCTACTAAGTTTGGTGATGATACTGTTGGTGTTATTTTCCCAATTCTTAGCCGTAACCGTTTCGCAAACTGCTTACGTGGTATTGCTAAAGGCGTAAAAAAAGTCGTTCTTATGTTAAGTTATCCATCTGATGAGGTTGGTAATCACCTAGTTGATATCGACGAGCTAGATGTAAAAGGAATTAACCCTTGGACAGATACGTTAAATGAAGCTGAATTCCGCGAGCATTTCGGCTATAAAAAACACACATTTACAGGTGTAGATTATATTGAATACTATAAGGAAATAATCGAAGCTGAGGGTGCTTCTTGTGAAGTTATCTTTTCAAATAATCCAAAAACAATTTTGGACTATACGAAGAGTGTCTTAACTTGTGATATTCATACACGCTTACGCACAAAACGTATTCTAACAGCAAATGGGGCTGAAAAAGTATACAGCCTTGATAATATCTTATCAGCATCTATTAACGGTTCAGGCTTCAATGCAGAATATGGATTACTTGGTTCAAACAAAGCCACTGAAGATAGTGTGAAATTATTCCCACATACTTGCCAGCCAATTGTTGATGGTATCCAAGCTAAGCTTAAAGAGGCTACAGGTAAAACAGTTGAGGTCATGATTTATGGTGATGGTGCATTTAAAGATCCTGTGGGTAAAATCTGGGAATTGGCTGACCCTGTAGTCTCACCAGCCTACACTGCTGGTTTAGATGGAACTCCAAATGAAGTGAAACTTAAATATTTAGCTGATAATGATTTTGCAGACCTTCGTGGTGATGAATTAAAAGCGGCGATTTCTGAGTATATTCAAAATAAAGATGAGGATCTAACTGGTCAAATGGCGGCTCAAGGGACAACACCACGTCGTTTAACGGATTTAATCGGTTCTCTTTCTGACCTAACTTCTGGTTCAGGTGATAAAGGAACACCAATGATTTATATTCAAGGTTATTTTGATAATTATACAAAATAG
- a CDS encoding LysR family transcriptional regulator yields MQYDALKTFITLVEVNNFTKTSEILHISQPSVSLHIKNLEQELQTTLFIRSPKSVQITPTGEILYNRAKQIMAITEQAKEEILAYHHEIQGTLIIGASFTIGEYILPPIIASLQQQFPQLELQIIIGNTKEIIQYTKLLQVDIGLIEGQAHDHELIIKPFMQDELFIVCASNHPLTKESTITVEDLQQQNWVAREEGSGTRYYLDHLFRANGLQVRSLLTVSSNQGVKESVIQGLGLSLLSASVIQRELKSGDIKILHLGEQHFMRTFSYLYSPTMKNKRNADTLMEAILKKA; encoded by the coding sequence ATGCAATATGATGCTTTAAAAACATTTATCACATTAGTCGAGGTTAATAACTTTACAAAGACCTCCGAAATACTCCATATTTCGCAGCCAAGTGTCAGCTTACACATTAAAAATTTAGAACAGGAACTGCAAACCACTTTATTTATTCGTTCACCAAAATCTGTGCAAATCACACCGACTGGAGAAATTTTATATAATCGAGCAAAACAAATAATGGCCATTACAGAGCAAGCAAAGGAAGAAATTTTAGCCTATCACCATGAAATTCAAGGTACACTTATTATTGGTGCAAGCTTTACAATCGGTGAATATATCCTGCCTCCCATCATAGCTAGCCTGCAACAGCAGTTTCCTCAGCTGGAGCTTCAAATTATTATTGGTAATACAAAAGAAATCATACAGTATACAAAGTTATTACAGGTTGATATTGGTCTTATTGAGGGGCAGGCACACGATCATGAACTTATTATTAAACCATTTATGCAGGATGAATTATTTATTGTTTGTGCCAGTAATCATCCTCTTACAAAGGAGTCTACCATTACTGTTGAAGACCTGCAGCAGCAGAACTGGGTTGCGCGTGAAGAAGGCTCAGGTACACGCTACTATTTAGACCATTTATTTAGAGCAAATGGGCTTCAGGTACGTTCACTTCTTACAGTTAGCAGTAATCAAGGTGTCAAGGAGAGCGTTATACAGGGTCTTGGACTTTCATTGCTATCGGCAAGTGTAATTCAGCGCGAATTAAAGAGTGGGGATATCAAAATTTTACATTTAGGGGAGCAGCATTTTATGCGAACATTTTCATATCTATACTCACCCACGATGAAAAATAAGCGTAATGCTGACACACTTATGGAAGCTATACTCAAAAAAGCTTAG
- a CDS encoding M20 metallopeptidase family protein — translation MVGTDVLKQQVIKWRQHLHMYPELSYQEHKTAQFIYNQLKTFPHLDVKRLTETSVCAFLRGTKTEGNGHTILLRADIDALPIEEETDLSFKSQNSGVMHACGHDAHPAMLLGAAKVLAERGTDFNGEIRFVFQHAEEVTPGGAAQLVSLGIADNVDFAFALHVSPDYEVGQFAIKDGKFTAAADDFEIKIYGRGGHASTPEVSIDPLLIGSEIVMALQTIVSRKVPSIHAPVLTVAKFHCGTALNIIADTAELGGTIRSLDAKVRVEAREHLEKIVHSIAYMHGATVEIKWELGCPSVTNDKELTALSRRVASDIVGETGVKELPAPMFGTEDFADFSEIVPSSMQFIGVHNVDFGEAFPLHHPRFRIDEDALIYGVRYFENIARTLCP, via the coding sequence ATGGTTGGAACAGACGTTTTGAAGCAACAGGTTATTAAATGGCGACAGCATTTACATATGTATCCGGAATTATCATATCAAGAACATAAAACGGCACAATTTATTTATAATCAGTTAAAAACATTCCCACATTTAGACGTTAAACGCCTTACAGAAACTAGTGTATGTGCATTTTTAAGAGGAACTAAAACGGAAGGTAATGGTCATACAATTTTATTACGAGCAGATATTGATGCATTACCGATTGAGGAAGAGACTGATCTCTCATTTAAATCACAAAATTCCGGGGTGATGCATGCATGTGGTCATGATGCACATCCGGCAATGTTACTGGGGGCGGCTAAAGTATTAGCTGAACGTGGGACAGATTTTAATGGAGAAATTCGATTTGTCTTCCAGCACGCTGAGGAGGTTACTCCAGGTGGTGCCGCACAGCTTGTATCTTTAGGTATTGCAGATAATGTAGATTTTGCTTTTGCACTACATGTAAGTCCTGATTATGAAGTGGGGCAATTTGCAATAAAAGATGGTAAGTTTACTGCAGCAGCAGATGATTTTGAAATTAAGATATATGGACGTGGTGGTCACGCCTCTACACCTGAGGTTTCAATTGATCCTTTATTAATTGGCTCAGAAATTGTTATGGCATTGCAAACAATTGTATCTAGAAAAGTACCGAGCATTCATGCCCCTGTTTTAACGGTTGCTAAATTTCACTGTGGTACAGCATTAAATATCATTGCTGACACAGCTGAGCTTGGTGGAACGATTCGCTCTCTAGATGCTAAAGTTCGGGTGGAAGCACGTGAACATTTAGAGAAAATCGTTCATAGTATTGCTTACATGCACGGAGCAACAGTAGAAATTAAATGGGAGCTGGGTTGTCCCTCGGTTACGAACGATAAAGAGCTAACGGCATTATCTCGCAGAGTAGCTAGTGATATTGTCGGAGAGACAGGGGTTAAAGAATTGCCTGCACCAATGTTTGGAACAGAGGATTTCGCAGATTTTTCAGAGATTGTCCCTTCTTCTATGCAATTTATAGGCGTACATAACGTAGATTTTGGAGAAGCTTTCCCACTACATCATCCGCGCTTTAGAATTGATGAAGACGCACTTATTTATGGTGTCCGCTATTTTGAAAATATAGCACGTACGCTTTGTCCTTAA
- a CDS encoding AAA family ATPase produces the protein MKVIFTVGLPGSGKSTFVKQLAISENAVILSSDAIRQELFGDATKQKSRVVFRTLYERLNNLVAKGFSVIVDATNIERDRRVFALRKLPSNIKKECYYFDTPYSICVARNQQRKRHVPLLVMEKMRKHLEFPTVGEGFDVVHIVHDSSPYEISQQQFIALIQSQPTYEELFQTLRSIPLFKEIYQFDQENPFHQFLLCQHTYFVFAYINEYYMESDKLALQIAALFHDVGKPFCKKYKPLQQRYGYFGHENVSAQLVCHFLLELGFEENFVLKVVYLVQFHMLIQYGGDRGGSEIYHLLDGDLLTRLYFFREADQFAK, from the coding sequence ATGAAGGTAATCTTTACAGTGGGGTTGCCTGGGAGTGGAAAAAGTACATTTGTGAAACAGCTAGCAATAAGCGAAAATGCAGTCATTCTTTCGAGTGATGCAATACGTCAGGAATTGTTTGGCGATGCAACGAAGCAAAAATCACGTGTAGTCTTTCGTACATTATATGAGCGTTTAAATAATTTAGTGGCAAAAGGTTTTTCTGTCATAGTTGATGCCACAAATATTGAAAGGGACCGCAGGGTGTTTGCACTTCGTAAATTACCAAGCAATATTAAGAAGGAATGCTATTACTTTGATACACCTTATTCAATTTGTGTAGCTAGAAACCAACAACGGAAGCGGCATGTACCATTATTGGTGATGGAAAAAATGAGAAAGCATTTAGAATTCCCAACAGTAGGAGAAGGATTTGATGTAGTGCATATTGTACATGATTCAAGTCCCTATGAAATTTCTCAACAGCAATTTATTGCACTCATTCAGAGCCAGCCCACTTATGAAGAGCTTTTTCAAACACTTCGATCAATCCCACTTTTTAAAGAAATTTATCAATTCGATCAAGAAAACCCATTCCATCAATTTTTACTATGTCAGCATACGTATTTCGTATTTGCCTATATCAATGAATACTATATGGAAAGCGACAAATTGGCATTACAAATAGCTGCATTGTTTCATGATGTCGGTAAGCCATTTTGTAAAAAATATAAACCATTGCAACAACGATATGGCTATTTTGGACATGAAAATGTATCTGCTCAACTGGTTTGTCATTTTTTATTAGAGTTGGGCTTTGAGGAGAACTTTGTTTTAAAGGTCGTTTATTTAGTGCAATTCCATATGTTAATACAGTATGGGGGCGATAGAGGTGGCAGTGAAATTTATCATCTATTAGATGGTGATTTATTAACGAGGCTTTACTTTTTCCGTGAGGCAGATCAATTTGCTAAATAA